TTTTGGGCGATCCCAAGGAATGCGGTTTTGAGATGCTGGAGCCGGTTAAAACGCAATACATCCCGGATGCGGCCACTCTGGCCGGCATCACGCAACACGTAGAACAACAACTAAATAAGTATTTATAGGAGATACCCATGATAAGCAAGACCCTGGAAAAAGCCATCAATGAACAGATCAATAAAGAGCTGTTTTCAGAATACCTCTACATCTCCATGCAAGCCTGGTTTGCCAACGAAAACCTGGACGGCATGGCCAGCTGGATGAAGGCGCAAAGCGAGGAAGAACACTTTCACGCTATGAAATTCTTCGACTACCTGATAGAGCGAGGCGGCAAGGTGGAACTTATGGCCATAGAAAAGCCGGAAGTGGACTTCGGAAATCCGCTCAAGGCCTTCAAAGCGGCTCTCGAACACGAGCAGTTCGTC
This genomic stretch from Candidatus Cloacimonadota bacterium harbors:
- a CDS encoding ferritin, with the translated sequence MISKTLEKAINEQINKELFSEYLYISMQAWFANENLDGMASWMKAQSEEEHFHAMKFFDYLIERGGKVELMAIEKPEVDFGNPLKAFKAALEHEQFVTKSINNLMDIAISENDHASRGFLQWYVDEQVEEEASVDRIVSQLEMIGDNMHGILMLDRELSSRTFTPPEAGE